In Terriglobales bacterium, the following proteins share a genomic window:
- the rseP gene encoding RIP metalloprotease RseP has protein sequence MLVSGLIAVAAFVGVLGLLVLIHEFGHYAVAKLCGVRVEVFSIGFGKRLLGFRKGETDYRISALPLGGYVKMSGENPLEPSTGDPGEFMSHPRWQRFLIALAGPVMNIVFAVALLTGVFMRHYEHPAFLDEPVTIGWVAEGSPAANAGLQAGDRVLRIDSFQNPTWEDLGYRMLLYVDQPVELGVQRGEQIFATKIRVPAADEAKHPGDPGWAPKDAVTVQKVEAELPAGKAGMQPGDQIVAADGKPIIALPALQAYLQKVQEKPVELTVLRNGQALKLTVTPVLNKPEGAEKPYYRLGFSAPSTMKVTRLSFAAALGKSIEVNQRFSGLIVELLQRVAQRKMSIKQFDGPIGIGRAAGEAAQQGLLSLILLTAAISLNLGIFNLLPIPIMDGGVILLLAIEGIMRRDINARLKERIYQAAFVFLILFAVVVIYNDISKLPGLGKFLP, from the coding sequence GTGCTTGTTTCTGGGTTGATCGCCGTTGCCGCGTTTGTCGGGGTCCTCGGGCTCCTCGTCCTCATCCACGAGTTCGGCCACTATGCCGTCGCCAAGCTGTGCGGCGTGCGGGTCGAAGTCTTCTCCATCGGATTCGGCAAGCGCCTGCTGGGTTTTCGCAAGGGCGAGACCGACTATCGCATCTCTGCCCTGCCGCTCGGCGGCTACGTCAAGATGAGCGGCGAGAACCCGCTGGAGCCCTCTACCGGCGACCCGGGGGAGTTCATGTCGCACCCGCGGTGGCAGCGCTTCCTGATCGCGCTGGCCGGGCCGGTGATGAACATCGTGTTCGCGGTGGCGCTGCTTACCGGCGTCTTCATGCGGCACTACGAGCACCCCGCATTCCTGGACGAGCCCGTGACCATCGGATGGGTGGCGGAGGGCTCGCCCGCGGCCAACGCGGGATTGCAGGCGGGCGACCGCGTCCTGCGCATCGACAGCTTCCAGAACCCGACGTGGGAGGATCTCGGGTACCGCATGCTGCTCTACGTAGACCAGCCGGTCGAGCTGGGGGTGCAGCGCGGCGAGCAGATCTTCGCGACGAAGATCCGCGTGCCGGCGGCCGACGAAGCCAAGCATCCGGGCGATCCCGGCTGGGCGCCGAAGGATGCCGTGACGGTGCAGAAGGTGGAAGCAGAATTGCCGGCGGGCAAGGCGGGAATGCAGCCGGGCGACCAGATCGTGGCCGCCGACGGCAAGCCCATCATCGCGCTGCCGGCGCTGCAGGCATATCTGCAGAAGGTCCAGGAAAAGCCGGTGGAGCTCACGGTGCTGCGCAACGGCCAGGCGTTGAAGCTCACCGTGACGCCGGTGCTGAACAAGCCGGAGGGCGCGGAAAAGCCGTACTACCGGCTGGGGTTCTCGGCGCCGAGCACCATGAAGGTGACGCGGCTCTCGTTCGCAGCCGCGCTCGGCAAGTCCATCGAGGTGAACCAGCGCTTCTCCGGGCTGATCGTGGAGCTGCTGCAGCGGGTGGCGCAGCGCAAGATGTCGATCAAGCAGTTCGACGGGCCGATCGGCATCGGGCGCGCCGCCGGAGAAGCGGCGCAGCAAGGGCTGCTCTCGCTCATCCTGCTCACCGCCGCCATCAGCCTGAACCTGGGCATCTTCAACCTGCTGCCCATCCCGATCATGGACGGCGGGGTGATCCTGCTGCTGGCGATCGAGGGCATCATGCGGCGCGACATCAACGCGCGGCTGAAGGAGCGGATCTACCAGGCGGCGTTCGTGTTCCTCATCCTGTTCGCGGTGGTGGTGATCTACAACGACATCTCGAAGCTGCCCGGCCTCGGCAAGTTCTTGCCGTAA
- a CDS encoding 1-deoxy-D-xylulose-5-phosphate reductoisomerase, with product MKKIAILGSTGSIGRSTLAIVESYPERFGVVSLAAGENVDAAFEQVKRWKPKIVSMATAEAADSLASKLSAAGISPLRDIEVVFGSKGTVQVATIPQADFVVSAIVGVAGLEATYEAVKAGKTVGLANKECLVAAGELITEEARRQNKPLLPIDSEHNAVHQCMRGGRIEEVRKVWLTASGGPFLNTPKAEFESITVEQALNHPTWKMGKRITIDSATLMNKGFEVIEACRLFQLPAEQVAVIVHPQSTIHSMVEFSDGSILAQLSVTDMRLPILYALTYPDRIPSDLTFPVHELKRLDFQQPDVEKFPCLRLAYEAAAAGGAKSVALNAADEIAVAAFLAGEIRFIDIPLVIEAVLGETNPRRPESIKEVLSMDAQARQAARGQVAARSKTGRPALA from the coding sequence ATGAAGAAAATCGCCATCCTCGGTTCGACCGGCTCCATTGGTCGCAGTACGCTCGCCATCGTGGAGTCGTACCCGGAGCGCTTCGGCGTGGTGTCGCTGGCGGCGGGCGAGAACGTGGACGCCGCTTTCGAGCAGGTGAAGCGTTGGAAGCCGAAGATCGTCTCGATGGCCACAGCCGAAGCCGCCGACAGCCTGGCGAGCAAGCTGAGCGCCGCGGGGATCAGCCCGCTGCGCGACATCGAGGTCGTCTTCGGCAGCAAGGGAACCGTGCAGGTGGCCACCATCCCGCAGGCGGACTTCGTGGTGAGCGCCATCGTGGGCGTCGCGGGACTGGAAGCGACGTATGAAGCGGTGAAGGCGGGCAAGACGGTCGGCCTGGCGAACAAGGAGTGCCTGGTGGCGGCGGGCGAGCTGATCACCGAGGAAGCGCGGCGCCAGAACAAGCCGCTGCTGCCGATCGACAGCGAGCACAACGCCGTGCACCAGTGCATGCGCGGCGGCAGGATCGAGGAAGTGCGCAAAGTGTGGCTCACGGCCTCGGGTGGCCCGTTCCTCAACACCCCGAAAGCGGAATTCGAGAGCATCACGGTCGAGCAGGCGCTCAACCATCCGACGTGGAAGATGGGAAAGCGCATCACCATCGACTCGGCGACGCTGATGAACAAAGGGTTCGAGGTGATCGAGGCGTGCCGGCTGTTCCAGCTGCCGGCGGAGCAGGTCGCGGTCATCGTGCACCCGCAGTCCACCATCCACTCGATGGTCGAGTTCAGCGACGGCAGCATCCTGGCGCAGCTTTCGGTGACCGACATGCGTCTGCCCATCCTGTACGCGCTGACGTATCCGGACCGCATCCCCAGCGACCTGACCTTCCCGGTCCACGAGCTGAAGCGCTTAGATTTTCAGCAGCCGGATGTAGAGAAATTCCCCTGTCTGCGGCTGGCGTACGAGGCGGCGGCAGCCGGCGGGGCCAAGTCGGTGGCGCTCAACGCCGCCGACGAGATCGCGGTGGCCGCCTTCCTCGCCGGTGAGATAAGATTCATAGATATCCCCCTTGTCATCGAGGCCGTTCTTGGTGAAACAAATCCACGCCGGCCTGAATCTATAAAAGAAGTCCTGAGTATGGACGCACAGGCGCGCCAGGCCGCACGCGGCCAGGTCGCCGCCCGCAGCAAGACGGGCCGTCCCGCTTTGGCATAG
- a CDS encoding phosphatidate cytidylyltransferase, which translates to MKRLLTAVVLIPIVLALTFKAPLWLFSAVVCVVAMLAMREYMDLVKAYGHEPLRLSTYLLVPLYFALLAVLGHDIIDPEAGAFFILLAGAFVLPVAFVYALLGLHKDLRSALPSVALSWTGFVLVAFALATLVLIRVLPLGPFYLLYLFVVVWSGDIVAFWVGSSIGKHKLAPEVSPKKTWEGAIASVVTAAVLGAVLLHSAAQIVGWLQGHGAGMSLDWAGRAELFQSLGTAPRQPDAFLVPFWKALLWSALINVAAQLGDLVESMMKRGAGVKDSGAILPGHGGMLDRVDALLFAAPFGFVIILFAIHS; encoded by the coding sequence ATGAAGCGCCTGCTCACCGCCGTCGTCCTGATCCCGATCGTCCTCGCGCTGACCTTCAAGGCGCCGCTGTGGCTATTCTCGGCGGTGGTGTGCGTGGTAGCGATGCTTGCGATGCGCGAGTACATGGACCTGGTCAAGGCGTACGGTCACGAGCCGTTGCGCCTCAGCACCTACTTACTGGTGCCGCTCTACTTCGCCCTACTGGCAGTTCTCGGCCACGACATCATCGATCCGGAAGCGGGTGCATTCTTCATCCTGTTGGCCGGAGCGTTCGTGCTGCCGGTGGCATTCGTGTACGCGCTGCTCGGACTGCACAAGGACCTGCGAAGCGCGCTTCCGAGCGTGGCGCTCAGTTGGACAGGTTTCGTGCTGGTGGCCTTCGCACTCGCGACGCTGGTGCTCATTCGCGTCCTTCCGCTGGGCCCGTTCTATTTGCTCTATCTGTTCGTCGTGGTGTGGTCGGGGGACATCGTCGCCTTCTGGGTGGGCAGCTCGATCGGAAAGCACAAGCTCGCGCCCGAAGTCAGCCCAAAGAAGACGTGGGAAGGCGCGATCGCCTCGGTCGTCACCGCGGCTGTGCTGGGCGCAGTGCTCCTGCATTCCGCGGCGCAGATCGTCGGGTGGCTCCAGGGTCATGGGGCCGGCATGAGTCTCGACTGGGCCGGGCGCGCAGAACTCTTCCAGTCGCTCGGAACCGCGCCCAGGCAGCCGGACGCGTTCCTGGTTCCCTTCTGGAAGGCCCTGCTCTGGTCCGCACTCATCAACGTGGCCGCGCAGCTCGGCGACCTGGTGGAGAGCATGATGAAGCGCGGCGCCGGGGTGAAGGACTCGGGCGCGATCCTGCCGGGACACGGCGGGATGCTCGACCGCGTGGACGCGTTGCTGTTCGCGGCTCCCTTCGGGTTCGTAATCATCTTGTTTGCGATACACTCTTAG
- a CDS encoding isoprenyl transferase, translating into MRTTLPEGLDRKEAEVYARLDPKRLPRHIAIIMDGNGRWAKGRHMPRITGHRAGVKAVRSTVETAARVGIGELTLYAFSAENWKRRPKGEVDFLMRLLRKYLKDEVPTLNRNNIRLKYIGRRHELPLEVQERMAWAAEETSENDGMTLTLALNYSARTEMVDAFQSIVESAMSNGGVEHLQITEEMVDQHLYTKNLSDPDLVIRTSGEMRLSNFLLWQVAYAEIYVTPTLWPDFRGRHLLEAIFEYQKRERRYGGLIEPPSGLH; encoded by the coding sequence TTGCGCACCACCCTTCCAGAAGGCCTGGACCGCAAAGAAGCCGAGGTCTACGCGCGGCTCGACCCCAAGCGGCTCCCGCGGCACATCGCCATCATCATGGACGGCAACGGCCGCTGGGCCAAGGGCCGGCACATGCCGCGCATCACGGGGCACCGCGCAGGCGTGAAGGCCGTGCGCTCGACGGTCGAGACGGCCGCGCGCGTCGGCATCGGCGAGCTGACGCTCTACGCGTTCTCCGCCGAGAACTGGAAGCGCCGCCCCAAGGGCGAGGTCGACTTCCTGATGCGGCTGCTGCGCAAGTACCTGAAAGACGAGGTCCCCACGCTCAACCGGAACAACATCCGGCTGAAGTACATCGGGCGGCGCCACGAGTTGCCGCTCGAGGTGCAGGAGCGCATGGCCTGGGCCGCGGAGGAGACGAGCGAGAACGACGGCATGACGCTCACGCTCGCGCTCAACTACAGCGCGCGCACCGAGATGGTCGACGCCTTCCAGTCGATCGTGGAGTCGGCGATGTCGAACGGCGGCGTCGAGCACCTCCAGATCACCGAGGAGATGGTCGACCAGCACCTCTACACGAAAAATCTCTCCGACCCTGACCTGGTGATCCGGACGTCGGGGGAGATGCGGCTCTCGAACTTCCTGCTCTGGCAGGTGGCGTACGCCGAGATCTACGTGACGCCGACGCTGTGGCCGGACTTCCGGGGCCGCCACCTGCTGGAAGCCATTTTCGAGTACCAGAAGCGCGAGCGGCGCTACGGCGGGCTGATCGAGCCGCCGAGCGGATTGCACTAG